The window tcaatgctataatatccattatgatagcaaaccgtcgcattgcgcgtccgttgtttacttgcattgactgactgtctattatgacgtcaccttgttttggagtcgcgaagagctATTTatgtcatcgtttacgaatcaacaaatcagaggcgattatttgaaatagagggaacgTTCTCtggatattattcctagccggtcaatatcaaaaaaatattaaccggtcaatatttttcggacgagctaatattacagttattgtttatttgtctatatagagttatatagtgagaatatactactgaatataacaataccATTTATTATTTACCAACTgacattaaaatgataaaagtataattaacatgtttttttgtacgctaaaattaattaaattgaatattttctgcaatatataattaattatggGAAGCCTAAGTGCTCAATGGGGTGACGGTGAAAAGTCGAGTGAGACAGTTGCCTCATTGCAACAATAGATACTATTCTATATAGGCCCCTGGTGAATGAAACAATGGGCGCTCCCCATTTAAAGCGacgaatgaaaaaaaagttatccatataatataaaatcatcaagatttttttatagaatAGGATGAtgttatggtacatgtatttttgtgcACTGAAACCTATGGGTGACAATTTTGcgaatatactttttaaaaaatccagaagGTATGTATAGGCCTATTTCTCTggaaaattattaacaaaatatataatttcacTTAATTTTAATTAGTGACTGATTTGATCTGGAATTATCGGGAGAGCTGATCCGAGGACGATTAGACCATACATGTTTCCTTCATGTAGACTTCTGCCGGAAATTTAAGGTCCGGGAAGTTGcgtttcaattttgattttacagtGCTTGTACATCTATCCGGTATCGACTATTGGTTTCTGCACAAAGTCTCTTTCGGTAAGaatgtttttatgattttctAAAGGTGTATTAAAcatatattcatacatgtactcgTTTATTTCACACAAGAATCGTCGTCTGGAATCAAAGTTCTGcatgttaatatttaaacattatggATGCGTTCAACTGTGATCACTGCTCAACCTAGGGAGTAGGGACGTACATGGAattacctgtacatgtacatgtatgtcttggctcaactgaattttatttattttatttttttttttaaacatacacaaattacaaaaattgtAAGTCAAGTACAAATCAACCCACTTAATGACTCATCTTTTATGCAACCGTACGAAGAATGGATAGCTTTAATCAAACCGAATGAGATTTTTGTTAAACTTTTGTATTCAAATAATTATAGACTCTCATCAGGTCTATAAACAGTCTAGACGGACTCCCGAACCGGAGTcaacggaagtgaatttctgTAAGCATTTtggactccgttttgggagtctaCGCATGCGCACTTGTACAAAGTGTGGCGATTTTTCGATGAAAATGTGTGGTTCACAAGAATCATCTTGCAAAGTGCTGCATGTTTTAGCAGACTTCTaacatgtttaaaaagatgCAGGATATAATTTACTATCAATCGTATTAGCATGAAATAgagttttatttgcattttaaaaagttattatcTTCTAAGTTGGATGTTTGGATGATGtaaaaaagtgatatttttgtgtttttaatggaattttatcgttattaaaaggaaaattacattcaattttactttttttgtattgtgttacaatttaaaatcaccAATTATACAATTTGGTAAACGAAAAGAGCTATGATTACTAACAAAAACTGGCTGCTCTAGCGTTGATTAAAAACGTcttatttgtattgaaaaataGGACTGATTGTTTCAAAgcctaaaaaattaaataaattgtcaCTCTAGatacaaaaactctttaaatttaacagataattattatcaaaacaattatGATTGCTTAGGACATTTCCGATGTTAGGAACTCGTGTTATTTATCAagataattgaataattttgccTGAAAATGATTGAAATGAGACTAAACTTTTacaaacaatgataaataaacatatccaagcatttaatttatttcaaaacagttataGTCGTGCGCGATTGAAGTAATGCTTTGTTATGGgtgaacttttcattttaaaaattaattttgcacaatAAAAGTAAACGGTTATGAACATATGACATAAATGTGACATGAACGTATGATATGAACGTACACGTTCAGAaatgttttgaaagttttaattaattattggTGTGTTTTGGGGcaattttagaaatttatttaGAACTAAGGGGCATAACTCACACATTGATTACATTAGAAACGCCATTTTACCGCAATGCATGATGGAGCCAAAGACTCTGTTTTGGGAGTTAACTCCTTTTCGAAGTCCTGACTAGACTGATAAAACCATGTATTGACCTCATCAAAAGgctataattgtataatattcatttatccattttttgtagaataattttacaatatgatTGAGCCAGAAATTCTGACAGAGGTTCCATCGAATCTTAAACGATTGATCCGATTGGTGGTTCGTGGATTTTATAGTCTAGAACACGCAATGATTATCGATCTCCTAGTACGCAATCCTTGCATGAAAGAAGATGACATCGTTGAAATACTTCGATTCGAAAGGAAGCAGCTTCGAGCTCTCATAAACACGCTCAAAACAGAAAAATTTGTGAAGACTCGTTTAAAAATGGAAACTGACGCAGAGAACAAATCCACCCGACAGACTTATTATTTCATCAATTATCAAGTGTTCGTCAACATTGTCAAGTACAAGCTGGACCACATACGCAGAAAGATTGAAATGGAGGAAATGCACAACACTAGCAGAGCATCTTTCAGGTGTCCGACATGCGAGAAAACTTTCACAGACCTGGAGGTTAATGAGTTGTTTGATATGATGAGTGGGACGTTTCGATGTACGTTTTGTAATAACGAAGTGGAGGAAGATGCAGATGCTTCGTCGGTCCAGGACTCGCGAACTTTGCTAGCCAAATTCAACGAGCAGATACAACCGGTCTACGACTTGCTACAGAAGTGTGATGACATCAAACTGGCACCAGAACTTTTAGAGCCAGAACCAACTGACCTCAGCAAAATTCACAAcaggtttgtacatgtatttatggcattagaactacatgtatattatgctTTTGGAATAGTGTCTAtcagttttttgttgtttttgtttaatttttgataaacaaactTCCTTGTAAACTTGTTGAAACAAAAAACACTACACTGGTCTACAGGCACAAATCTTTTCAGCTGTGTTCATAGTCTACCGTACAATGAAACTTTCCTCAAACATTTCGAAATATTTCCAGAAAAAAACttcataatgttttcattttgtacCTGTTGATTTTGTCGATATCCAACTTTGACAAATCTTGCAGTTCAAGAACTCTTCCATTGGTCTGGAAATAGATAATTATGCAACTTGTTACACAATGTTTAACTATAGTAATGATAATGTATATGTTGGGGTTTACAGATCACATACCTCTAAGTCATCCAATATGGAGAGGGATGTTTGGAGTGGTGACAAGAACAGAACCACCAACTACAACTTAGGGTCAGACTCCACGGTCACCATTAGTATGGGTGCGGAGAATGATGGAAAGAAACAGGAGGCTGCCAAAGAAGTGCCTGTCTGGATGTCACAGAGTACGGTGGAAGGGGGTCAGGAGGATAGCAGGGTAAGTAGACATAAGGGGGAAGGGGAGGAGAAGGTGGCAGCAGAGAGAGTAAaccggggggagggggttagGATAGGGAGAAAAGGGGTAAGGAAGATGATAGGGTTAGTGGATGATATGGTTAGTAGATATAGATGGGATTGggttggagagagagagagagagagagagagagagagagagagagagagagagagagagagagagagagaaccagGAGGTTAAATAGGGAGAGAGCTAgagaaaaagagaaaagaaagataaattgAGTAGATAggggatgttgaatctgagaaGAGCCAGGATAGCAGAAAGATATCAAGAGTCATCCTGAGGGTAGAAAAAGGATGAAGGAagataattatacccccgcaaacgaagtttattatacccccgcaaacgaagtttaggggggtatattggtttcaccctgtccgtctgtccgtctgtctgtctgtccgtctgtccgtctgtctgtagacgcaactttgtcccccctatagaatttttttttactgcatggaacagtttgaaaatttgtacatatgttgaacaccatctgaagatgtgcacctgcaattttttttaagatcagacaagatttaatgattttatgacagtgttcattttccttattctatatattgtacactaatgttgaaaagtaagggaggtaatccttacagattttattaattaattaatagaaaacactctaaaatatatttatataaatacatccagatggagtttttggtctttatgtcttaattaatgaaaaaaaattattttttataagttctctatcaactgacaatgcaaagtttttgtttgtcaatgataaattcttaggagctaataagaacatcaaagacaagtgtggctgaattcatttgtcccaagggagacattatctgagccatggttcagatggagcatgtgtttaggggaaattgataatctgtaaagtgggtgatggttttggggctattttaaaactgtttcatgtaaaccaaaaggtctatcattataaggaaatgaataatataattattaataaagaagttaaactatttttagaggttgtttaaatttatttgtcaagtaaattgatgaagtgaccctattgggcattaatttaaataaaattcaaaattactgatatgattgtagtgttttggcaattttaaaattgtttgtaatattaaattttctttttttacatatttttacatagtatggtaattatggtaatgttttgggagtttattaaatttaacaagttcatcaaagaaaatcatagtcctatgggatcaattttctgatatggagttccattgtgccataggagaaagtgaggaaaatttgaaacaactaattgcatctgtcaagactcttattagaaagatattgaaagttttatcaacagaagagcattgcttggctaccggtatttctattcactgcaaagggaggggttattgtcattttgttgg is drawn from Crassostrea angulata isolate pt1a10 chromosome 5, ASM2561291v2, whole genome shotgun sequence and contains these coding sequences:
- the LOC128184707 gene encoding general transcription factor IIE subunit 1-like, with the protein product MIEPEILTEVPSNLKRLIRLVVRGFYSLEHAMIIDLLVRNPCMKEDDIVEILRFERKQLRALINTLKTEKFVKTRLKMETDAENKSTRQTYYFINYQVFVNIVKYKLDHIRRKIEMEEMHNTSRASFRCPTCEKTFTDLEVNELFDMMSGTFRCTFCNNEVEEDADASSVQDSRTLLAKFNEQIQPVYDLLQKCDDIKLAPELLEPEPTDLSKIHNRSHTSKSSNMERDVWSGDKNRTTNYNLGSDSTVTISMGAENDGKKQEAAKEVPVWMSQSTVEGGQEDSRSSYVNEDSRPTHMEAANRTAVSNEIETLLIIHEKKGGAPTGPIPGQRNESSSSDSEDETPKYSAPSQNTVEEMESEEEETMVSVAGKMVPLNEVTDEMVSKMSPEEKEDYIRLGQELYQNMYE